In Zea mays cultivar B73 chromosome 7, Zm-B73-REFERENCE-NAM-5.0, whole genome shotgun sequence, the following proteins share a genomic window:
- the LOC118473044 gene encoding exosome complex exonuclease RRP44 homolog A-like gives MLQSKSFVKKTKQGRIQKVVREHYLRDDIYCSFIPCTACAAAAERKLSAAAAAILVIDTNVVLHQIDLLENPAIEDVVLLSVVLDEVKNKNLSVFNRIKALCINKARRFYVFANEQHSFSMIVFFLRKGECNRLLDGDVDVGASHDGVNRERGRRDGGPDDDYVAGAVREPGDRRLAQRDGVGGSGDHRRVALLPALAEGALDGLLAMVQPVLSNDPTVQMPCIV, from the exons ATGCTGCAGAGCAAGTCATTCGTGAAGAAGACGAAGCAAGGCCGCATCCAAAAG GTCGTCAGGGAGCACTACCTCCGCGACGACATCTACTGCAGCTTCATCCCCTGCACCGCCTGCGCCGCAGCCGCGGAGCGAAAGCTCagcgccgctgccgccgccatCCTCGTCATCGACACCAACGTCGTGCTCCACCAG ATCGATTTGCTGGAGAACCCGGCGATTGAGGATGTCGTCCTGCTGTCAGTGGTGCTGGACGAGGTGAAGAATAAGAACCTTTCAGTTTTCAACAGGATCAAGGCACTGTGTATCAACAAAGCACGGAGATTCTATGTTTTCGCCAACGAGCAGCACAG TTTCAGCATGATTGTATTTTTTTTGAGGAAAGGGGAGTGCAACCGA CTTCTAGACGGCGACGTTGACGTTGGAGCCAGCCACGACGGGGTCAACCGCGAGCGAGGACGCCGAGACGGTGGCCCGGATGACGATTACGTTGCTGGTGCCGTGCGCGAACCTGGGGACAGACGCCTCGCCCAGCGGGACGGCGTTGGCGGCAGTGGCGACCACCGCCGCGTGGCTCTCCTCCCGGCTCTAGCAGAAGGAGCA CTCGATGGCTTGTTGGCGATGGTGCAGCCTGTCCTCTCCAATGATCCCACCGTACAGATGCCTTGCATCGTCTGA